Proteins from a single region of Ensifer adhaerens:
- a CDS encoding DUF1328 domain-containing protein gives MLYYALVFLVVAIIAGVLGFGGIAGTSAGIAQILFFLFLVFLVISLVAGLVRRG, from the coding sequence ATGCTATACTATGCGCTTGTCTTCCTCGTTGTGGCGATCATAGCGGGCGTACTTGGATTCGGTGGCATCGCGGGCACCTCCGCGGGTATCGCGCAGATCCTTTTCTTCCTCTTCCTCGTCTTCCTGGTTATTTCGCTGGTGGCGGGTCTGGTGCGTCGAGGTTGA
- a CDS encoding CsbD family protein, with product MNWDIVEGKWHEVKGKIQAQWGKLTNDDLDVIDGRRQELAGRIQARYGVARDEAERQIDEWMSRR from the coding sequence ATGAATTGGGATATCGTCGAAGGCAAATGGCATGAAGTGAAGGGCAAGATCCAGGCGCAATGGGGCAAGCTCACCAACGACGACCTCGACGTGATCGATGGTCGCCGGCAGGAGCTTGCTGGACGTATTCAGGCCCGCTATGGCGTCGCACGCGACGAGGCCGAACGTCAGATCGACGAGTGGATGTCACGGCGCTAG
- a CDS encoding fumarylacetoacetate hydrolase family protein produces MTDTAFSKGTFVGRVWRPDLGGPSLVTIRDGALFDITSKTTPTMRDLLELPDPVAHVRSASGEQLVSLEECLARKADTTRLHLIAPADLQAVKACGVTFARSMIERVIEERAAGDASRAEAIRARVTAVIGDSLRNLKPGSPEAARVKAALQEEGVWSQYLEVGIGPDAEVFTKAQVLSSVGPGADVGLHPASRWNNPEPEIVLAVSSSGQVKGATLGNDVNLRDIEGRSALLLGKAKDNNASCAIGPFIRLFDETYTIDDVRKAELTLFVEGEDGYRLTGRSSMAEISRDPIDLVAQTIGPHHQYPDGLMLFMGTLFAPVEDRDDPGQGFTHRLGDVVTIANAELGRLTNTVRLSTQCPPWNFGAAALMRNLAGRRLL; encoded by the coding sequence ATGACCGATACGGCATTCAGCAAGGGCACTTTCGTCGGCCGCGTCTGGCGTCCGGATCTCGGCGGGCCGTCGCTTGTCACGATCCGTGACGGCGCGCTCTTCGACATCACCTCGAAAACGACGCCGACGATGCGCGACTTGCTTGAGCTTCCCGATCCGGTTGCACATGTGCGCTCCGCGTCCGGCGAGCAGCTCGTGTCGCTTGAAGAGTGTCTCGCACGGAAAGCGGATACAACCCGCCTCCATCTCATCGCGCCTGCTGACCTTCAGGCTGTGAAAGCCTGCGGAGTCACCTTCGCGCGTTCGATGATCGAGCGCGTCATCGAGGAGCGAGCGGCGGGCGATGCGTCCCGCGCCGAGGCGATCCGCGCACGCGTCACCGCCGTCATTGGTGACAGCCTGCGCAACCTGAAGCCAGGTTCGCCGGAAGCGGCCCGCGTCAAGGCCGCGCTCCAGGAAGAGGGCGTCTGGTCGCAATATCTGGAGGTGGGCATCGGCCCGGATGCCGAAGTCTTCACCAAGGCCCAGGTGCTCTCGTCGGTCGGCCCTGGCGCCGATGTCGGCCTGCACCCCGCCTCGCGCTGGAACAACCCGGAGCCGGAGATCGTGCTCGCGGTCTCTTCCAGCGGTCAGGTCAAGGGCGCAACGCTTGGCAACGACGTCAACCTCCGCGACATCGAGGGCCGCTCCGCGCTGCTGCTCGGCAAGGCCAAGGACAACAATGCCTCCTGCGCCATCGGCCCGTTCATTCGCCTCTTCGACGAAACCTACACGATCGACGATGTCCGCAAGGCCGAGCTCACATTGTTCGTCGAAGGCGAGGACGGCTACCGGCTCACCGGCCGAAGCTCGATGGCGGAAATCAGCCGCGACCCGATCGATCTCGTCGCCCAGACCATCGGTCCGCACCACCAGTATCCCGATGGTCTGATGCTGTTCATGGGTACGCTCTTCGCCCCTGTCGAAGACCGTGACGACCCCGGACAGGGTTTCACCCACAGGCTCGGCGACGTGGTGACAATCGCCAACGCCGAACTCGGACGGCTGACCAACACCGTCCGGCTTTCGACGCAATGCCCGCCCTGGAACTTCGGCGCGGCAGCGCTGATGCGCAACCTTGCGGGCAGGCGGCTGCTCTAG
- a CDS encoding 3-oxoacyl-ACP reductase family protein — MEKPVTSLKNKVALVTGGSRGIGAAIARRLAAEGATVAVTYSQSKAKAEALVAEIIKGGGSALAIQADNRDPAAVEAAVGAVAEKHGRIDILVNNAGVFDAGTVTEVTAEDFDRTIDVNVKAVFLATRAAAAHMPEGGRVISIGSNLAARVPWPGMSLYVLSKSALIGFTKAVARDLGPRGITVNVVHPGSTDTDMNPADGDHAGPQRGLMAIPRFNEASDVAGVVAWLAGPDGRSVTGAEFTIDGGTNA, encoded by the coding sequence ATGGAGAAACCAGTGACGAGTTTGAAAAACAAGGTGGCCCTGGTAACTGGCGGCAGCCGCGGCATCGGCGCGGCGATCGCAAGGCGGCTGGCGGCGGAAGGCGCAACTGTCGCTGTGACCTACAGCCAGTCCAAGGCGAAGGCCGAGGCACTGGTGGCTGAGATCATCAAGGGTGGCGGCAGCGCGCTGGCAATCCAGGCGGACAACCGCGATCCGGCCGCGGTCGAGGCCGCTGTCGGCGCCGTTGCCGAGAAACACGGCCGCATCGACATCCTCGTCAACAATGCCGGCGTGTTTGATGCCGGAACGGTGACGGAGGTAACGGCGGAGGATTTCGACCGGACCATCGACGTCAATGTGAAGGCGGTGTTTCTCGCAACGCGCGCTGCAGCCGCCCATATGCCCGAGGGCGGACGCGTCATCTCGATCGGCAGCAACCTAGCCGCCCGCGTTCCCTGGCCAGGCATGAGCCTCTATGTGCTAAGCAAGAGCGCACTTATCGGATTTACCAAGGCGGTGGCGCGCGACCTTGGACCGAGAGGGATTACAGTCAACGTCGTCCATCCCGGCTCGACGGATACGGACATGAACCCTGCCGATGGCGATCACGCCGGCCCCCAGCGCGGGCTGATGGCCATCCCCCGCTTCAACGAGGCAAGCGATGTGGCAGGCGTCGTCGCCTGGCTCGCAGGCCCCGACGGGCGCAGTGTCACCGGCGCCGAATTCACCATCGATGGCGGCACCAACGCCTGA
- a CDS encoding TetR/AcrR family transcriptional regulator, giving the protein MSSRGRPRNFSREQALASAMQLFWDKGYDNTSLTDLTQAMGLKPPSLYAAFGSKAQLFIEAVDLYGRTDGAGIWDELETAPTAKAAVHDLLRRTADNFTRSGEPRGCMVVLSAPQMAGGDAEVCDALKLRRLEKQVALERRFERSVADGDLPEGTPCAAIAAYVASLQHGMSIEARDGATRETLLAIADCAAAGWDAMVAASLKPI; this is encoded by the coding sequence ATGTCGAGCCGCGGCCGGCCACGCAATTTTTCCCGAGAGCAGGCGCTCGCCAGCGCCATGCAGCTCTTCTGGGACAAGGGCTACGACAACACGTCGCTTACCGATCTGACCCAGGCGATGGGGCTGAAACCGCCGAGCCTCTACGCCGCCTTCGGCAGTAAGGCGCAGCTCTTCATCGAGGCGGTCGATCTCTATGGCCGGACGGACGGCGCCGGCATCTGGGATGAGTTGGAAACGGCCCCGACCGCCAAGGCGGCGGTCCATGACCTGCTGCGACGGACAGCCGACAATTTCACCCGCAGCGGCGAGCCGCGCGGCTGCATGGTCGTGCTTTCGGCGCCGCAGATGGCGGGAGGAGACGCGGAGGTCTGTGATGCGCTGAAGCTGCGCCGGCTTGAGAAGCAGGTCGCACTGGAGCGTCGGTTCGAGCGCAGCGTTGCGGACGGCGACTTGCCGGAAGGCACCCCGTGCGCGGCGATTGCGGCCTATGTTGCCTCGCTCCAGCATGGAATGTCGATCGAAGCTCGCGACGGCGCGACGCGAGAAACCTTGCTGGCGATCGCCGACTGCGCCGCCGCAGGCTGGGATGCCATGGTCGCGGCGTCGCTCAAGCCGATTTGA
- the ggt gene encoding gamma-glutamyltransferase, translating into MRDLHLPGRSVVMGRHGAAATSHALATLAAIEILRRGGNAADAAIAACAVQCVVEPGSTGIGGDNFVLFAPAGTNLAQGDRVYGLNGSGRAPEGLTAEYLLKQGLNEIPLTSVHAVTIPGAVDAWSKLNQRFGSMPLGDLLQPAIRHAEEGFAVTERVAVDWGRNEDKLKADANSARMWLKDGRAPRAGEVFLQPEHAQVLREIATKGRDGFYSGWVAEDMVTYLRSLGGTHALDDFATQEAFWVDPISTTYRGIELLEIPPSGVGITTLLMLNILIGFDLGRYDPVGVERFHIEAEATRLAFQARDRYVADPDFAEVPVQKLLSPAFADELRSRIDLKKAMPVVGPAGASTYRDTVYISVVDEKGNVCSFINSLFWSYGTGISSPKAGVLLHNRGVGFRVDPAHPNCVGPRKRPLHTIIPAMAMKEGRPWLSFGVMGGGFQPVGQSHVLTNIVDFGMNVQEAIDCARGFHQMGRFEAERGIREDVLRGLSSLGHEINMAEMPHGGGQAILIDSVNGVLQAGSDPRKDGCALAF; encoded by the coding sequence ATGCGTGACCTGCACCTGCCCGGCCGCTCCGTCGTCATGGGGCGGCACGGCGCCGCCGCCACATCGCACGCCCTGGCGACGCTCGCTGCCATCGAGATCCTGCGCCGCGGCGGCAATGCCGCTGACGCCGCGATTGCAGCCTGCGCGGTGCAATGTGTTGTGGAGCCGGGCTCGACCGGCATCGGCGGCGACAATTTCGTTCTCTTCGCCCCTGCCGGTACCAATCTCGCTCAAGGCGATCGGGTTTATGGCCTCAACGGTTCGGGCCGTGCGCCTGAGGGACTGACTGCCGAATACCTGCTGAAGCAGGGATTGAACGAGATTCCGCTCACCTCGGTGCATGCCGTCACTATTCCCGGCGCGGTCGATGCCTGGAGCAAGCTGAACCAGCGTTTCGGCTCCATGCCGCTCGGCGATCTGCTGCAGCCTGCCATTCGCCACGCGGAGGAGGGATTTGCGGTCACCGAACGGGTTGCCGTCGATTGGGGCCGCAACGAAGACAAGCTGAAGGCGGATGCCAACAGTGCGCGCATGTGGCTGAAGGACGGCCGTGCTCCTCGGGCTGGTGAAGTCTTCCTCCAGCCGGAGCACGCGCAGGTTCTACGCGAGATCGCTACCAAGGGCCGTGATGGTTTCTATTCAGGCTGGGTCGCCGAGGACATGGTGACTTACCTGCGCAGCCTCGGCGGCACGCACGCGCTCGACGATTTCGCCACGCAGGAGGCCTTTTGGGTTGACCCGATCTCCACCACCTATCGCGGCATCGAGCTTCTGGAGATTCCGCCAAGCGGCGTCGGCATCACCACCTTGCTGATGCTCAACATCCTCATCGGCTTCGATCTGGGCAGATACGATCCGGTCGGCGTTGAGCGCTTCCATATCGAAGCCGAAGCCACGAGGTTGGCCTTCCAGGCGCGCGATCGCTATGTCGCTGATCCCGATTTTGCCGAGGTACCGGTCCAAAAGCTGCTTTCGCCTGCCTTTGCAGACGAGTTGCGCAGTCGCATCGACCTGAAGAAGGCCATGCCGGTGGTTGGTCCAGCCGGTGCCAGCACCTATCGCGACACGGTTTACATCAGTGTGGTCGACGAAAAGGGCAATGTCTGTTCCTTCATCAATTCGCTGTTCTGGTCGTACGGTACCGGTATCAGCAGCCCGAAGGCCGGCGTTCTGCTGCACAACCGCGGCGTCGGCTTTCGCGTCGATCCCGCGCACCCCAATTGCGTGGGGCCGCGCAAACGCCCGCTGCACACGATCATTCCGGCGATGGCGATGAAGGAAGGCAGGCCGTGGCTCTCCTTCGGGGTGATGGGCGGTGGCTTCCAGCCGGTCGGGCAGAGCCACGTGCTGACCAACATCGTCGATTTCGGCATGAACGTGCAGGAAGCGATCGACTGCGCCCGCGGTTTCCACCAGATGGGCCGTTTCGAGGCGGAACGTGGCATTCGCGAGGATGTGCTGAGAGGGCTCTCGTCGCTTGGTCACGAGATCAATATGGCCGAGATGCCACATGGCGGCGGCCAGGCGATCCTGATCGATTCAGTCAACGGGGTGCTGCAGGCGGGCTCGGATCCGCGCAAGGACGGTTGCGCCCTGGCTTTCTAG
- a CDS encoding TIGR00645 family protein, whose protein sequence is MKSLELLVERIILSSRWLLVIFYLGLVAALALYGVSFVYKFLKIADMVFVYDDAQMILAMLGLIDAALVASLIVMVMISGYENFVSRFDEGDAEVSFLGKLDAGSLKIKVASSIVAISSIHLLQIFLNTQQYSSEQLMWATIMHLAFVVSAVLLGYLEQIMNALKKK, encoded by the coding sequence ATGAAATCGCTGGAACTGCTCGTCGAGCGGATCATCCTCTCCAGCCGCTGGCTTCTCGTCATTTTCTATCTCGGTCTTGTCGCGGCACTTGCGCTCTACGGCGTCTCCTTCGTCTACAAATTCCTGAAAATCGCCGACATGGTCTTTGTCTATGACGATGCCCAGATGATCCTGGCGATGCTCGGACTGATCGACGCGGCCCTGGTTGCGAGCCTGATCGTCATGGTGATGATTTCCGGCTACGAGAATTTCGTCAGCCGCTTCGACGAGGGCGATGCCGAGGTGTCGTTCCTCGGCAAGCTCGATGCCGGCAGCCTGAAGATCAAGGTTGCCTCTTCGATCGTGGCGATCTCTTCGATACATCTGCTGCAGATCTTCCTGAACACGCAGCAATATTCGAGCGAACAGTTGATGTGGGCGACGATCATGCATCTTGCCTTCGTCGTCTCAGCCGTGCTGCTCGGCTATCTCGAACAGATCATGAATGCGCTGAAGAAGAAGTGA
- a CDS encoding Ppx/GppA phosphatase family protein: MKDPDHGEKPSESGASAAGRSYGSKLGPRNGKGKRKRRKSSASPSAIASQSGSAGVAGRPAGENEAEPARKRKRRRRSKSAKQQAVVASAPQGSNAQLVEPSLGERKGHKRSKKARHRRGLQGRPLTSGERQPTQQRAADGGNARSGSSASNGQTAAQQRSGQRGEQPRSPYVAASEPPAPLYAALDLGTNNCRLLIAQPTRPGQFRVVDAFSRIVRLGEGLGASGRLSDEAMERAVEALKICASKLGARAIRRSRLIATEAARAAENGESFLERVARETGLDLEIINRETEARLAVSGCSSLVDRETRSVVLFDIGGGSSEIAVIRIGDSRSNRLANHITHWTSLPVGVVTLSERHGGQHVTPASFEAMVNEVEGMLARFDSPPVEALANGASGSGFHLIGTSGTVTTLAGVHLDLPRYDRRRVDGLWLTDDEVSAMQARLLSWDFNARAANPCIGPDRADLVLAGCAILEAIRRRWPSTRMRVADRGLREGLLTDMMADDGAWRRSRPRRHQRGANAGSQEGNKA; this comes from the coding sequence GTGAAAGACCCCGATCACGGCGAAAAGCCGTCCGAATCCGGGGCGTCGGCAGCAGGCCGCAGCTATGGATCGAAGCTCGGTCCGCGCAACGGCAAGGGCAAGCGGAAACGACGCAAGTCGTCTGCTTCGCCGTCTGCAATTGCCAGCCAATCCGGCAGTGCCGGTGTGGCAGGGCGTCCCGCAGGAGAGAACGAGGCGGAACCGGCGCGCAAGCGCAAACGGCGTCGTCGTTCGAAATCCGCAAAACAACAGGCCGTAGTCGCGTCCGCTCCTCAAGGTAGCAACGCGCAACTCGTCGAGCCGTCTCTCGGCGAGCGCAAGGGCCACAAGCGCAGCAAGAAGGCGCGGCATCGCCGTGGGTTGCAGGGGCGCCCGCTGACAAGCGGCGAGCGCCAGCCCACGCAGCAAAGGGCTGCCGATGGCGGCAATGCGCGATCAGGATCCTCCGCCTCCAACGGACAGACGGCCGCACAGCAGCGGTCCGGCCAGCGCGGCGAACAACCGCGCTCGCCCTACGTTGCTGCCAGCGAGCCACCGGCGCCGCTCTATGCCGCGCTCGACCTCGGTACCAACAATTGCCGGCTGTTGATCGCCCAGCCGACGCGCCCGGGCCAATTCCGGGTGGTCGACGCCTTTTCGCGTATCGTTCGCCTGGGCGAGGGGCTCGGCGCCAGCGGCCGGCTGTCGGACGAGGCGATGGAACGCGCGGTCGAAGCGTTGAAGATTTGCGCCTCGAAGCTTGGTGCCCGCGCGATTCGCCGCAGTCGCTTGATTGCGACGGAAGCCGCGCGCGCTGCCGAAAACGGCGAAAGCTTCCTTGAGCGGGTGGCACGGGAAACCGGCCTTGATCTCGAGATCATCAACCGCGAAACGGAAGCACGGCTTGCCGTTTCCGGCTGCTCGTCGCTCGTTGATCGCGAGACCCGTTCGGTCGTGCTCTTCGATATCGGCGGCGGCTCGTCGGAGATCGCCGTCATCCGCATCGGCGACAGCAGGTCGAACCGACTCGCCAACCACATCACCCACTGGACGTCGCTGCCAGTTGGGGTCGTCACGCTTTCGGAGCGGCATGGTGGTCAGCATGTGACGCCGGCGAGCTTCGAGGCGATGGTCAACGAGGTGGAGGGCATGCTCGCCCGCTTCGACAGCCCACCGGTCGAGGCGCTGGCAAATGGCGCTTCCGGCAGCGGCTTCCATCTGATCGGGACCTCCGGTACGGTCACGACGCTTGCCGGCGTGCATCTCGACCTGCCGCGTTATGATCGCCGCCGCGTCGATGGGTTGTGGCTCACCGACGACGAAGTCTCGGCCATGCAGGCGCGCCTGCTCTCCTGGGATTTCAATGCGCGCGCCGCCAATCCCTGCATCGGTCCGGATCGTGCCGACCTGGTGCTGGCCGGCTGCGCGATCCTCGAGGCGATCCGCCGCCGCTGGCCGTCGACGCGCATGCGTGTTGCCGATCGCGGCCTGCGCGAAGGGCTGCTCACCGACATGATGGCGGACGACGGAGCCTGGCGCCGCTCGCGGCCGCGCCGTCACCAGCGCGGCGCCAATGCCGGCAGCCAGGAAGGAAACAAGGCATGA
- a CDS encoding NAD(P)/FAD-dependent oxidoreductase yields MKTDVVVLGAGIVGISTAIHLARRGKSVVLLDRRGAGEETSYGNAGLIQREGVFPYGFPHDFGALFRSALNNTIDAHYHFRALPGLVPFLARYWWHSGFTQHQRIAHLYAPLIEHSIGEHQDLIEASGAGELIRKDGWMKVFRTEKQRDAAYKEAEKLSAGFGVNHQKLSTSELKTIEPSIRADLVGGLRWSDPWSIRDPHSLNKAYLAYFQSLGGRLVSGDAATTEHVLEGPGWRIATPEGPLETREVVVALGPWADTVTRKLGYHFPLAVKRGYHMHYGMQDGAQLNNWVLDAERGYFLAPMLRGVRLTTGAEFAWRDAPKTPVQLTRAERVAREFFPLAERRDEEPWMGARPCTPDMMPVIGKAPRHEGLWFAFGHAHHGMTLGPVTGRALAEAMTGEKTVIDIAPYRPERFLA; encoded by the coding sequence ATGAAGACTGACGTAGTGGTTCTTGGCGCCGGCATCGTCGGCATCTCCACCGCCATCCATCTGGCGCGGCGCGGCAAGTCTGTGGTGCTGCTCGACCGTCGTGGTGCCGGCGAAGAAACCTCTTACGGCAATGCGGGCCTGATCCAGCGCGAAGGCGTGTTCCCCTATGGCTTCCCGCACGACTTCGGCGCGCTCTTCCGTTCCGCGCTGAACAACACCATCGACGCCCACTACCATTTCCGCGCCCTGCCGGGCCTGGTGCCGTTCCTGGCGCGCTATTGGTGGCATTCGGGCTTTACCCAGCACCAGCGCATCGCCCATCTCTATGCGCCGCTGATCGAGCATTCGATCGGCGAACACCAGGATCTGATCGAGGCGTCAGGTGCCGGCGAACTCATCCGTAAAGACGGCTGGATGAAGGTGTTCCGCACCGAGAAACAGCGGGATGCCGCCTACAAGGAAGCGGAAAAGCTTTCGGCCGGCTTCGGCGTCAATCACCAGAAGCTCTCGACGAGCGAGTTGAAGACGATTGAACCGTCCATCAGGGCCGACCTCGTCGGCGGCCTGCGCTGGAGCGACCCCTGGTCGATCCGCGACCCGCACAGCCTCAACAAGGCCTATCTCGCCTATTTTCAATCGCTCGGCGGACGCTTGGTGTCTGGCGACGCAGCCACGACCGAACATGTGCTCGAAGGCCCCGGCTGGCGCATTGCGACGCCGGAGGGCCCGCTCGAGACCCGCGAAGTTGTCGTGGCGCTCGGTCCCTGGGCCGACACGGTTACCCGCAAGCTCGGCTATCATTTCCCGCTCGCAGTCAAGCGCGGCTACCACATGCACTATGGCATGCAGGACGGCGCACAACTCAACAACTGGGTGCTCGACGCCGAGCGGGGCTATTTCCTGGCACCGATGCTGCGCGGTGTGCGGCTCACGACCGGCGCCGAATTTGCCTGGCGCGACGCGCCGAAGACGCCCGTGCAATTGACGCGCGCCGAACGGGTGGCGCGCGAGTTCTTCCCGCTTGCCGAACGCCGCGACGAAGAGCCGTGGATGGGGGCGCGCCCCTGCACGCCGGACATGATGCCCGTGATCGGCAAGGCGCCGCGCCACGAGGGCTTGTGGTTTGCCTTCGGCCATGCGCATCACGGCATGACGCTTGGGCCCGTGACCGGCCGGGCACTGGCGGAAGCGATGACCGGAGAAAAGACGGTCATCGATATCGCGCCCTACCGGCCGGAACGTTTCCTGGCTTAG
- a CDS encoding flagellin yields the protein MKGAIFPIDGFIMSSIHTNAAAMSAVHILRDTAATLATTHGEVSSGLRIQTAADNAAYWSIATTMRSDRKAISAVADALGLGTAKVGVAYEGTDSIVEILTAFKARLVAAAEPGVDKAKIQKELDQLNAQAESVIASSSFNGVNWLRTDAATHLMQTAELSTSLVSSFVRAADGSIELNTTDLNLKLTSMLNAGGGGILQKEIGGVGDIGGFRRAGINSVAHQGHENHAFTGPATFGSTDYIEFDLTVDAGTHSAGVVFTGLRIDKAVIDAALGTTDGKINTASQMRAVLQRVFQDNAVPATAYETLFSGSSSSNQFEIGSLETSGEPGSSIDISNVVSDFNGVRPAGFALGLENAPINNHDNMYPQASIGFTKPFTVSPTAAIYFDVQVGPGTLQTYTIDRATVDAALGTSDGTVGNAADLATVIEFASAGSGLAVTASGTTLTFSADQAIYPEAGNRAARVTVENVRSTPRWTLDFDLAEIDVTGTDFTVGEYIEGIEYMLKGAISSASLLGSLQMRIELQSNFTSTLMESIDKGVGRLVDADMNEASARLKAAQAQEQLAIQSLQIANTNAANVLSLFR from the coding sequence ATGAAGGGCGCCATTTTCCCAATCGACGGCTTCATTATGTCCAGCATTCATACGAACGCGGCAGCGATGTCTGCCGTCCATATTTTAAGAGATACCGCTGCAACCCTTGCTACCACTCATGGTGAAGTGAGTTCCGGCCTCCGCATCCAAACCGCGGCCGACAACGCTGCATACTGGTCTATCGCCACGACGATGCGCTCCGATCGGAAGGCTATCTCGGCCGTTGCCGATGCACTCGGCCTGGGGACAGCGAAGGTGGGCGTCGCCTATGAGGGGACAGACTCCATCGTCGAAATCCTAACTGCGTTCAAGGCAAGACTGGTCGCTGCAGCGGAACCGGGCGTCGACAAAGCCAAGATCCAGAAGGAGCTCGACCAACTCAACGCTCAGGCGGAGAGCGTCATTGCCTCGTCCAGCTTCAACGGCGTGAACTGGCTGCGTACAGACGCCGCGACCCATCTCATGCAGACCGCCGAACTGAGCACGTCCCTGGTCTCGTCTTTCGTCAGGGCAGCGGATGGATCCATCGAACTGAACACGACGGACCTCAATCTCAAACTGACGAGCATGCTCAATGCGGGAGGCGGCGGCATCCTGCAGAAGGAAATCGGCGGCGTGGGTGACATTGGCGGCTTCCGGCGGGCGGGGATCAACTCGGTTGCCCATCAGGGTCACGAGAACCATGCCTTCACGGGTCCGGCGACATTCGGATCAACGGACTACATCGAGTTCGACCTTACAGTCGATGCGGGTACACATTCCGCCGGCGTGGTTTTTACCGGCTTGCGGATCGACAAGGCGGTTATCGACGCCGCGCTCGGCACGACCGATGGCAAGATCAATACGGCGTCCCAAATGCGTGCTGTCCTGCAGCGCGTCTTTCAGGACAACGCAGTTCCCGCAACCGCATATGAAACATTGTTCAGCGGGTCATCCTCATCAAATCAATTCGAAATCGGATCGCTTGAAACGTCCGGGGAACCAGGCTCCAGCATCGATATTTCCAATGTGGTGTCCGACTTCAACGGCGTTCGTCCCGCAGGCTTTGCGTTGGGCCTGGAGAACGCGCCGATAAACAACCACGACAATATGTATCCCCAGGCGAGTATAGGCTTCACCAAACCGTTTACGGTCTCTCCGACCGCCGCGATCTACTTTGACGTCCAGGTTGGCCCAGGCACATTGCAGACCTACACCATAGACCGCGCAACGGTGGATGCCGCACTTGGTACAAGTGACGGCACGGTCGGCAACGCGGCCGACCTGGCGACGGTCATCGAATTCGCTTCCGCCGGCAGCGGCCTGGCGGTGACCGCATCCGGTACCACACTCACCTTCTCAGCGGATCAGGCCATCTACCCGGAGGCGGGAAATCGCGCTGCAAGAGTTACCGTCGAAAACGTGCGCTCGACGCCGCGCTGGACGCTCGACTTCGACCTGGCCGAGATTGATGTGACGGGCACGGACTTTACTGTCGGCGAGTACATCGAAGGTATCGAATACATGCTGAAGGGCGCGATCTCGAGCGCGAGCCTTCTTGGCTCACTGCAAATGCGCATCGAACTGCAGTCCAACTTCACCAGTACTCTGATGGAGAGCATCGACAAGGGGGTCGGGCGCCTCGTCGACGCAGACATGAACGAAGCGTCGGCTCGCCTGAAAGCGGCTCAAGCACAGGAACAGCTGGCAATACAGTCCCTGCAGATCGCGAACACCAACGCCGCCAATGTGCTGTCGTTGTTCCGATAG